The following coding sequences lie in one Primulina eburnea isolate SZY01 unplaced genomic scaffold, ASM2296580v1 ctg407, whole genome shotgun sequence genomic window:
- the LOC140821086 gene encoding F-box/kelch-repeat protein At1g51550-like, which yields MKIGTGNFTSFSRTDRRMKKKRKEEVLFNHHQQMADASVSSSPIARLSQDQLFSILLLLPIQSILCFATTCKRFNLLAYSDALWESVYRRDWGHPPADAAKLPWKNMYRQVYQLDTVNCHSLLLGNDDEWPCPRPRASHSLNLVSGCLVLFGGGCEGGRHLEDTWTAYAGVDELKRRRIKWQKTSSGIPEGRFGHSCVVVGNYLVLFGGINQHGVRQNDTWVGQVTVEEKLGNVKLSWRLLDVSCLSAPPPSPRGAHAGCCIDNKRMLIHGGIGPSGVRLCDTWVLDLTEDVCFGTWREIVSQPCPPSRSGHTLTHIDEAKNILFGGRGSGYEVLNDVWLFDSSGGRWIQLVFDLCNSMPMPMPRVGHSANLIIGHRLLIYGGEDSNRHRKDDFWVLDIESMTTKQQQHRKTWRRLEFKGGHKPKCRSFHGACVDNSGCYLFVHGGMVDGSVEPAGSSGLRFDGEFFFVELILH from the exons ATGAAGATAGGAACAGGAAATTTCACATCCTTTTCTCGTACAGACAGAAGAATGAAAAAGAAGCGAAAGGAGGAAGTATTATTCAATCATCATCAACAGATGGCTGATGCATCGGTATCTTCATCTCCAATAGCAAGATTATCCCAAGACCAACTGTTTTCGATCTTGCTCCTCTTACCCATACAATCAATTCTCTGCTTCGCCACCACATGCAAAAGGTTCAATCTTTTGGCATACTCAGATGCTCTGTGGGAGTCTGTATATAGGAGGGACTGGGGACATCCACCAGCGGACGCGGCCAAGCTTCCATGGAAGAATATGTACCGGCAGGTTTACCAGTTGGACACTGTGAATTGCCACAGTCTCTTGTTGGGCAACGATGATGAGTGGCCCTGCCCAAGACCCAGAGCTTCCCATTCTCTGAATTTGGTGTCCGGATGCTTGGTTCTGTTCGGTGGGGGATGTGAGGGAG GAAGGCACCTCGAAGACACATGGACGGCTTATGCAGGAGTTGATGAGTTGAAGAGGAGAAGAATAAAATGGCAAAAGACAAGTTCGGGCATTCCTGAGGGGAGGTTCGGGCACTCGTGTGTTGTAGTTGGCAATTATCTTGTCTTGTTTGGAGGGATCAATCAACATGGTGTCCGCCAAAATGACACATGGGTTGGCCAGGTCACAGTTGAAGAAAAACTTGGTAATGTTAAATTATCTTGGCGGCTTCTTGATGTGAGTTGTTTGAGTGCACCACCACCATCACCGAGGGGTGCTCATGCTGGTTGCTGTATTGATAATAAAAGGATGCTTATCCACGGAGGCATCGGGCCATCCGGTGTGAGATTATGTGACACATGGGTTCTGGATCTCACGGAAGATGTCTGTTTTGGGACGTGGAGAGAAATTGTGTCTCAACCATGCCCTCCATCTCGGTCGGGACACACATTAACTCATATTGATGAAGCAAAGAATATATTATTTGGAGGGAGGGGATCGGGTTATGAAGTGCTTAATGATGTATGGCTCTTTGATTCTTCAGGCGGTAGATGGATTCAGTTAGTATTTGATTTATGTAACAGCATGCCTATGCCAATGCCCCGAGTGGGGCACTCTGCCAACCTTATAATAGGACATAGACTTCTTATTTACGGAGGTGAAGATTCAAATAGGCATAGGAAAGATGACTTTTGGGTTTTAGACATCGAGTCGATGACAACGAAGCAGCAGCAGCATAGAAAAACATGGAGAAGGCTTGAATTCAAGGGGGGCCACAAACCCAAGTGTAGGTCATTTCATGGTGCTTGTGTTGATAATTCAGGGTGTTATTTGTTTGTGCATGGTGGAATGGTTGATGGGTCAGTTGAGCCTGCTGGTTCATCAGGCTTAAGGTTCGATGGAGAATTTTTCTTTGTGGAACTTATACTGCACTAG